The Armatimonadota bacterium genome includes the window CCGTAAGGAGCACCGCGTGCACCTCCTGCACCGTGGCGAGGGGGTGCAAGAGGTCGGTCTCCCGGGTACCGGGCGCAAAGCCCCGCACCTCCACCCCTCCCACCGCGCCTTCCCCGCACAGCACCACGGTGCAGCCGGTGGCCGCCGCGAGGTCCGTGGCGTGCCCCACGCGGATCCCCTCCACCTCCGTGAGGCCCGGCATCTCAATCCCCTCCCGGAGCCAGCTCTCCTGCCACGATGCGCTTTGCAGAGCCATCCGGAAGCCGCAGGATGAGAGTTCCATCCTCATCCACGGTCTCCGCGATCCCCTCGTAGGTACCGCTGGGCAGGTAGACCCGCACCCATCGCCCCAGGGTGGTGCTGCGTTCCCGCCACCACCGGAGGACGGTGGCGAAGTCGTCACCCCGGAACGCCTCGTACACGATCTCCAGCTCCGCGCATACCGCGCAGAACAGGTCCCCCAAGTCCACGGGGGTGCCGAGCTCCGCGGCGAGGGAGGTGGCTCCCTCCGGAAGGCCCGGGACCGCGTGGACGTTGAGGCCGATCCCCAGGATCACCCACCACGCGTCCGGTCCCGCCTCCGCGAGCACGCCCCCCACCTTCCTCCCATTCACCACCAGGTCATTCGGCCATCGCAGTCCCACCGCAACCCGGCACACCCGCTCGATGGCCCGGGCCGCAGACAGCCCGCCCACCAAGCTCAGCTTGGGAACCTCCGGAGGGGAGACGAGGGGGCGGAGGACCACGGAGAGGTAGAGCCCGCCCGGAGGAGAGATCCAGGTCCGGCCTAGGCGGCCCCGGCCCGCGGTCTGCGCCTCCGCCACCACCACGGTGCCCTCCGGGGCCCCTTTGATGGCCAGATGGCGGGCCACGTCCTGGGTAGAGGAGACCCGCTCAAAGGTGTGGAGGAAACGTCCAATGTACCGGGTGCGCAGCCGGTCCCGGAGTTCCGCGGGGAAGCTCATGGCCCAGGCTCCGACCCCCCGGATTCCTTCCATCGCTCCACCCGCACCCCGGCATATCCCAGGGCCCCTCCCAGCCGCACGTGCGGTTTACGGACCTCCACCTGTACCCCTCGGACCTTTCCCAGCGCCAGCAGCCGCCGGGCGATCTCCTCCGCCACCGTCTCCAGCAGCTGCCGCGGCGGCCCCTCCACCACCTCCCGCACGATCCC containing:
- the folB gene encoding dihydroneopterin aldolase, which translates into the protein MDRILLKDMAFYGFHGVQPEERERGQPFFVDVEVLCDLRLPGASDRLGDTLDYREVYGIVREVVEGPPRQLLETVAEEIARRLLALGKVRGVQVEVRKPHVRLGGALGYAGVRVERWKESGGSEPGP
- a CDS encoding biotin--[acetyl-CoA-carboxylase] ligase, whose amino-acid sequence is MEGIRGVGAWAMSFPAELRDRLRTRYIGRFLHTFERVSSTQDVARHLAIKGAPEGTVVVAEAQTAGRGRLGRTWISPPGGLYLSVVLRPLVSPPEVPKLSLVGGLSAARAIERVCRVAVGLRWPNDLVVNGRKVGGVLAEAGPDAWWVILGIGLNVHAVPGLPEGATSLAAELGTPVDLGDLFCAVCAELEIVYEAFRGDDFATVLRWWRERSTTLGRWVRVYLPSGTYEGIAETVDEDGTLILRLPDGSAKRIVAGELAPGGD